From a single Macrobrachium rosenbergii isolate ZJJX-2024 chromosome 59, ASM4041242v1, whole genome shotgun sequence genomic region:
- the LOC136837354 gene encoding prisilkin-39-like, with protein sequence MKFLVLVLLAASACATEIEKREAEPSYGYYRPSYGHGYGYPVGHGYGHHYGKRSADPEPEAEASYSYGHYPIYRPYGHHYGKRSADPEPEAEASYSYGHYPIYRPYGHHYGKRSADPEPEAEASYSYGHYPIYRPHGHHYGKRSADPEPEAEASYSYGHYPIYRPYGHHYGKRSADPEPEAEASYSYGHYPIYRPHGHHYGKRSADPEPEAEASYSYGHYPIYRPYGHHYGKRSADPEPEAEASYSYGHYPIYRPYGHHHGKRSADPEPYPYPNAEPSYGYGYPRPVYHYPSYHYG encoded by the exons ATGAAGTTTCTG GTACTTGTGCTCTTGGCGGCTTCCGCTTGCGCTACCGAGATTGAGAAGCGAGAGGCGGAGCCGAGCTATGGCTATTATCGTCCTTCCTATGGCCATGGATACGGCTATCCAGTAGGCCACGGTTATGGGCACCACTACGGAAAGAGGTCTGCTGATCCAGAGCCAGAGGCTGAGGCTTCCTACTCCTATGGACACTACCCCATCTACCGTCCTTATGGGCACCACTACGGAAAGAGGTCTGCTGATCCAGAGCCAGAGGCTGAGGCTTCCTACTCCTATGGACACTACCCCATCTACCGTCCTTATGGGCACCACTATGGAAAGAGGTCTGCTGACCCAGAGCCAGAGGCTGAGGCTTCCTACTCCTATGGACACTACCCCATCTACCGTCCTCATGGGCACCACTATGGAAAGAGGTCTGCTGACCCAGAGCCAGAGGCTGAGGCTTCCTACTCCTATGGACACTACCCCATCTACCGTCCTTATGGGCACCACTATGGAAAGAGGTCTGCTGACCCAGAGCCAGAGGCTGAGGCTTCCTACTCCTATGGACACTACCCCATCTACCGTCCTCATGGGCACCACTATGGAAAGAGGTCTGCTGACCCAGAGCCAGAGGCTGAGGCTTCCTACTCCTATGGACACTACCCCATCTACCGTCCTTATGGGCACCACTACGGAAAGAGGTCTGCTGACCCAGAGCCAGAGGCTGAGGCTTCCTACTCTTATGGACACTACCCCATCTACCGTCCTTATGGGCACCACCACGGAAAGAGgtctgctgatcctgaaccttATCCTTACCCTAATGCTGAGCCTTCCTATGGCTATGGCTATCCTCGTCCAGTCTACCACTACCCTTCCTATCACTACGGTTAG
- the LOC136837661 gene encoding uncharacterized protein, which produces MKFLVTVLLAASACAAHIEKRDAEPDNGYYRPSHGYGYGHPYGVHPHYKRSAEPEPEPEASYPSGHYPVYPHHGHYHGKRSADPEPEPEPSYPSRYYPVYPPHGHYHGKRSADPEPEPEPSYPSRHYPVYPPHGHYHGKRSADPEPEPEASYPSRHYPVYPPRGHYHGKRSADPEPEPEASYPSRHYPVYPPHGHYHGKRSADPEPEPEPSYPSRHYPVYPPHGHYHGKRSADPEPEPEPSYPSRHYPVYPPHGHYHGKRSADPEPEPEASPPLDTTPSPPPHGHYHGKRSADPEPEPEPSYPSRHYPVYPPHGHYHGKRSADPEPEAEAS; this is translated from the exons ATGAAGTTTCTG GTAACTGTACTTTTGGCTGCCTCCGCTTGCGCTGCTCATATTGAGAAGCGAGATGCTGAGCCAGACAATGGGTATTATCGTCCTTCCCATGGCTATGGCTATGGTCATCCATATGGGGTGCATCCCCATTACAAGAGGTCTGCTGAaccagaaccagagcctgaggcttcctacCCCTCTGGACACTATCCCGTCTACCCTCATCATGGCCACTACCAtggaaagagatctgctgatccagaaccagagcctgagCCTTCCTACCCCTCTAGATACTACCCCGTCTATCCTCCTCATGGCCACTACCATGGAAAGAGATCTGCTGAcccagaaccagagcctgagCCTTCCTACCCCTCTAGACACTACCCCGTCTATCCTCCTCATGGCCACTACCAtggaaagagatctgctgatccagaaccagagcctgaggcttcctacCCCTCTAGACACTACCCCGTCTATCCTCCTCGTGGCCACTACCAtggaaagagatctgctgatccagaaccagagcctgaggcttcctacCCCTCTAGACACTACCCCGTCTATCCTCCTCATGGTCACTACCAtggaaagagatctgctgatccagaaccagaACCTGAGCCTTCCTACCCCTCTAGACACTACCCCGTCTATCCTCCTCATGGCCACTACCAtggaaagagatctgctgatccagaaccagagcctgagCCTTCCTACCCCTCTAGACATTATCCCGTCTATCCTCCTCATGGCCACTACCAtggaaagagatctgctgatccagaaccagagccAGAGGCCTCCCCCCCTCTAGACACTAccccgtctcctcctcctcatggccactaccatggaaagagatctgctgatccagaaccagagcctgagCCTTCCTACCCCTCTAGACACTACCCCGTCTATCCTCCTCATGGCCACTACCAtggaaagagatctgctgatccagaaccagagGCTGAGGCTTCCTAA